A single genomic interval of Treponema sp. J25 harbors:
- the hcp gene encoding hydroxylamine reductase has protein sequence MFCYQCQEAMNGTGCAVAKGVCGKDSQTSDLQDLLIHTLKGIGVWASFARAVGKPTPMADQFVMESLFATITNANFDGAYFVQKITEGLQIRQELQRLVGNELVVPQGLHKDIANSDAAIWKLPSDQFPAKAQEIGFLSIEDVNRRSLVALLVFGLKGMAAYAHHAAVLGYTDDNIFAFMHRALAATVDSHLETNALIQWVLECGSVGVTTMALLDKANTATYGKPEITRVSIGVRHNPGILISGHDLKDLEMLLEQTAGTGVDVYTHSEMLPAHYYPTFKKYPHFAGNYGNAWWKQKEEFEKFNGPILMTTNCLVPPSASYKDRLFTTGIVGFPGVPHIEADHKGWKDFSALVELAKTCPPPTPIEEGEIIGGFAHDQVAALVPQVVGAIKASKIRKFVVMAGCDGRMKSRAYYEEFARALPRDTVILTAGCAKYRYNKLPLGDIEGIPRVLDAGQCNDSYSLAVTALTLKEAFALADVNDLPIAFNIAWYEQKAVLVLLALLSLGFKNIHIGPTLPAFLSPEVAEVLVKTFNLGTIGTVEEDIKLLVE, from the coding sequence CACCCCGATGGCAGATCAATTTGTTATGGAAAGTCTTTTTGCGACTATTACCAATGCCAATTTTGATGGGGCCTACTTTGTCCAAAAGATTACGGAGGGCCTTCAAATTCGGCAGGAGCTACAACGGTTAGTAGGCAACGAATTGGTGGTTCCTCAGGGCCTTCACAAAGATATCGCCAATAGCGATGCGGCCATCTGGAAACTTCCCTCGGATCAATTCCCTGCCAAGGCCCAGGAAATAGGTTTTTTGTCGATAGAAGATGTGAACCGTCGTTCCCTGGTGGCGTTGCTTGTGTTTGGTCTTAAAGGAATGGCCGCCTATGCGCACCATGCGGCGGTGCTTGGCTACACCGATGACAACATTTTTGCCTTTATGCATCGGGCCCTGGCTGCCACGGTGGATTCCCATCTTGAGACGAACGCTCTTATTCAGTGGGTATTAGAATGTGGTTCGGTAGGGGTTACTACCATGGCCTTGTTAGATAAGGCAAATACCGCTACCTACGGCAAACCGGAAATCACCAGGGTATCGATTGGGGTTCGTCATAATCCGGGGATCCTTATCTCTGGTCACGATCTTAAGGATCTGGAGATGCTTTTGGAACAGACGGCCGGTACGGGGGTAGATGTGTACACCCACAGCGAGATGCTTCCTGCCCACTATTATCCGACCTTTAAAAAATATCCCCATTTCGCAGGCAACTACGGGAATGCCTGGTGGAAACAGAAGGAGGAATTTGAGAAATTTAACGGTCCCATCCTCATGACCACCAATTGTCTTGTGCCGCCTTCAGCTTCCTACAAAGATAGACTCTTTACCACAGGAATAGTGGGCTTCCCTGGCGTACCCCATATTGAGGCGGACCACAAGGGCTGGAAAGATTTTAGCGCCCTTGTGGAATTAGCGAAAACCTGCCCCCCACCCACACCGATTGAAGAGGGCGAAATTATCGGTGGGTTTGCTCACGATCAGGTGGCGGCCCTGGTGCCCCAGGTAGTAGGGGCCATAAAGGCCAGCAAAATCCGTAAATTTGTGGTTATGGCCGGCTGTGATGGGCGTATGAAAAGCCGTGCATACTACGAAGAGTTTGCCCGGGCCCTTCCCCGGGATACGGTGATTCTTACCGCCGGCTGTGCCAAATATCGATATAACAAACTTCCCCTCGGAGATATTGAAGGGATCCCTCGGGTGCTCGATGCGGGGCAATGTAATGACTCCTACTCCCTGGCAGTAACGGCCCTTACCCTCAAAGAAGCCTTTGCTCTTGCGGATGTGAACGATCTTCCTATTGCCTTTAATATCGCCTGGTATGAGCAAAAGGCCGTATTGGTTCTCTTAGCGCTCCTTTCGCTGGGCTTTAAAAACATCCACATTGGGCCTACCCTCCCGGCATTCCTTTCCCCCGAAGTAGCAGAGGTCCTCGTAAAAACCTTTAATCTGGGAACTATTGGCACGGTGGAGGAAGATATAAAATTGCTTGTGGAGTAA
- a CDS encoding methyl-accepting chemotaxis protein, with protein sequence MRKKSTSYLRIIVSANLCFIGFITAAALFFRNPEHEIASIIRCILIMGALFFLLVYFILRRYCCIYDYPFGERKKDAEQYKKALITLGETPLKSLILYIILVLIFILSLYIASPFIGTNCNKISILLLILSLGMLDGAFVFVITDRLGARVLLSHQLEYYPSDLRDNRQQRKNFIIPSFMTLMTFIFAVSLALFVFDTIKYVRGHLSFTQKEVYSTVIFLSLLYFITVLTLVGIWTRTTAIIYRSIINQLDILSSAEKDLRQRIYITSIDELGTIGGLINTFCHNLTISIEELQRSQKTLYEVSKIFEEHAKVSIETTDPLLQSATIVQEKTKLQANCVQDSSNAVTDITNQINTLGRLIIDQSSSITEASAAIEEMIHNIQSINTTTKRMADKFLDLLGSAQRGQSLQENTYQQVLHIVERSRTLQEANKVITTIASQTNLLAMNAAIEAAHAGEAGRGFSVVADEIRSLSEHAAIQSKNIRTEISQIQTEIEKVLQSTTVSRSSFDTLSQSLEELNQLVQELQGAMAEQKEGSGQILEALKNMNELTTAVQQESQSMKNNTGAILEKNKQLNQATLDISESIKQMIEKINLIAQSVRDFSKSGKDIQNLIETMNRVVESFITNTVEN encoded by the coding sequence ATGAGAAAAAAGTCTACTTCCTATCTCCGTATTATCGTAAGTGCCAATCTTTGTTTTATTGGCTTTATCACTGCAGCGGCTCTGTTCTTTCGTAATCCCGAACACGAAATAGCCTCTATTATCCGCTGTATACTCATTATGGGAGCATTATTTTTTTTACTAGTTTATTTTATACTCAGAAGATATTGCTGTATTTATGACTATCCTTTTGGAGAAAGAAAAAAAGATGCAGAGCAGTATAAAAAAGCGCTCATCACATTAGGGGAAACCCCATTAAAATCTCTTATCCTATATATTATCCTCGTTCTAATCTTCATACTCTCTTTATATATCGCATCCCCCTTTATAGGTACAAATTGTAATAAAATTTCTATTCTTTTGCTTATTCTATCGTTAGGGATGTTAGATGGGGCCTTTGTATTTGTAATCACAGACCGGCTTGGGGCTCGGGTTCTTCTCTCCCACCAATTGGAATACTATCCCTCAGATCTTCGAGATAATCGCCAGCAACGAAAGAATTTCATTATCCCTTCTTTTATGACTCTTATGACATTTATTTTTGCTGTGTCACTAGCACTGTTTGTCTTTGATACCATAAAGTACGTACGAGGTCATCTCAGCTTTACCCAAAAAGAAGTGTATAGTACTGTTATATTCTTGTCATTGCTATATTTTATCACTGTTCTTACGTTGGTAGGGATTTGGACGAGAACTACAGCTATAATTTATCGTTCTATTATTAACCAACTTGATATTCTTTCGTCAGCAGAAAAAGATTTGCGTCAACGGATATATATTACCTCCATAGATGAACTAGGAACTATTGGAGGCCTGATAAACACCTTCTGCCATAACCTTACTATCAGTATTGAAGAATTACAAAGATCTCAGAAAACTCTTTATGAGGTAAGCAAAATTTTCGAAGAACATGCAAAGGTATCAATAGAGACCACAGATCCTCTTTTACAAAGTGCTACTATAGTTCAAGAAAAAACAAAACTTCAAGCAAATTGTGTACAAGATTCTAGCAATGCGGTTACCGATATCACCAATCAAATAAATACGCTGGGGAGGCTCATTATTGACCAATCAAGTAGTATTACCGAAGCCTCAGCGGCAATAGAAGAAATGATCCACAATATTCAATCTATCAACACTACGACGAAGCGCATGGCTGATAAATTCTTAGATCTCCTGGGATCGGCTCAACGTGGACAATCTCTTCAAGAAAACACTTATCAGCAGGTGCTTCATATTGTAGAAAGATCTCGAACACTCCAGGAAGCAAATAAAGTTATCACTACTATTGCTAGCCAGACTAACTTATTGGCTATGAATGCGGCCATCGAAGCAGCTCATGCAGGAGAAGCAGGTCGAGGCTTTTCGGTAGTAGCTGACGAAATTCGCTCTCTTTCAGAACATGCAGCTATTCAATCAAAGAATATCCGCACAGAAATCTCCCAAATTCAAACTGAAATAGAAAAGGTACTTCAATCCACTACAGTTTCACGGAGCTCTTTTGATACGTTATCGCAATCCCTTGAAGAATTGAACCAACTTGTGCAGGAACTACAAGGAGCTATGGCAGAACAAAAAGAAGGCTCAGGGCAGATCCTTGAAGCACTTAAAAACATGAATGAACTTACTACCGCCGTTCAACAAGAGTCTCAAAGTATGAAAAATAATACGGGAGCTATTCTTGAGAAGAACAAACAACTTAATCAGGCTACTCTAGATATTTCAGAAAGTATTAAGCAGATGATTGAAAAAATTAATCTAATTGCACAAAGTGTCCGTGACTTTAGCAAAAGTGGTAAAGATATCCAAAATCTTATCGAAACTATGAATAGGGTTGTAGAAAGCTTTATTACAAATACAGTGGAAAACTAA
- a CDS encoding extracellular solute-binding protein produces MGFIADLKTNAYVRWIEEQTGIHIEWIETDRVSARNKLLAMFASGEYPDIIFGANGTGLSTQDIYRYGRMGVFLPLEELIEKEGYWIKELFDTEPTIKKIITSPDGHIYGLPAVFTDDYHMTMRQKAWINKKWLDRLGLAVPKTLEELHQVLQAFKKFDANGNGDPTDEIPMAGATRNLENVVLWLMNSFVPAGGPDDSGDPLLNNFEFIVDGRVFFSANKKEYREGLRFIRRLFQEGLVDMHSLVQDRSRLRFFVEGPVNRLGVVVSHHPANVATLSEDPRAPLHEYVVLPPLIGPEGKAYTPWLIDAVIKVGELVITKQCRYPELAFRWADHFYRIESALHDKGIEGVHWERIPQGKFFFAFNGKPAKYRYLKPLAQEDNAQLNMGPGWTRDLKNEFAIDTGFSYEEFLYKSTQVYEPFKVRRYPFSTVSISDRDLGEFYELRRTIHSFVMEASNRFIIGELDIDRDWPLYLKQLEQLGLSRYLSILEKNL; encoded by the coding sequence GTGGGGTTCATTGCAGACTTAAAAACCAATGCTTATGTTCGCTGGATCGAAGAGCAGACCGGTATTCATATTGAGTGGATTGAAACAGACCGGGTAAGTGCCCGAAATAAGCTTCTGGCGATGTTCGCAAGTGGTGAATATCCGGACATCATTTTTGGTGCTAATGGAACGGGACTTTCCACGCAGGATATTTATCGATATGGGCGGATGGGGGTATTCTTGCCCTTAGAGGAATTAATAGAAAAGGAAGGCTACTGGATTAAAGAACTCTTTGATACCGAACCTACCATTAAAAAAATAATCACAAGCCCTGATGGTCATATTTATGGTTTACCGGCGGTTTTTACTGATGATTACCATATGACCATGCGCCAAAAGGCATGGATTAATAAGAAATGGCTCGATCGATTAGGACTGGCGGTTCCCAAAACCTTGGAAGAGTTGCACCAGGTCTTACAGGCGTTTAAAAAATTCGATGCCAATGGGAATGGGGATCCTACCGATGAAATTCCCATGGCCGGTGCCACGAGAAACCTTGAAAATGTGGTGCTCTGGCTCATGAATTCCTTTGTTCCTGCCGGCGGACCTGATGATTCTGGGGATCCCCTATTGAATAATTTTGAATTTATTGTAGATGGACGGGTCTTTTTTAGCGCTAACAAAAAAGAATACCGGGAGGGACTTCGTTTTATTCGTAGACTTTTTCAGGAAGGACTTGTGGATATGCATTCTCTCGTACAGGATCGATCCCGATTGCGCTTCTTCGTGGAAGGCCCGGTGAATCGCCTGGGGGTAGTGGTTTCCCATCACCCGGCTAATGTAGCGACCCTTTCCGAAGATCCCCGGGCCCCCCTCCATGAGTATGTGGTATTGCCGCCCCTCATCGGGCCCGAAGGAAAGGCCTATACGCCGTGGCTTATCGATGCGGTAATAAAAGTAGGGGAACTGGTTATTACCAAACAGTGTCGGTATCCCGAACTGGCTTTTCGGTGGGCCGATCATTTTTATCGGATCGAAAGCGCTCTCCATGACAAGGGCATTGAAGGGGTCCACTGGGAACGGATCCCCCAGGGAAAATTCTTTTTTGCCTTTAATGGAAAGCCCGCTAAGTATCGCTATTTAAAGCCCCTTGCCCAGGAAGACAATGCCCAGCTCAATATGGGACCCGGCTGGACCCGGGATTTAAAGAATGAGTTTGCCATCGATACGGGTTTTTCCTATGAAGAATTCCTGTATAAAAGCACCCAGGTGTATGAACCCTTTAAGGTTCGGCGCTATCCTTTTTCGACGGTAAGTATCTCTGATAGGGACTTGGGGGAATTTTATGAATTACGAAGGACGATTCATTCTTTTGTAATGGAAGCGAGTAATCGATTCATTATTGGAGAATTAGATATCGACCGGGATTGGCCATTGTACCTTAAACAATTAGAGCAACTAGGTCTTTCCCGGTACCTTTCTATCTTGGAGAAAAATTTATGA
- a CDS encoding helix-turn-helix domain-containing protein, translating into MKETPGPKRLLLRYLSTNLFILIPAFVVSGLYFFVSSALLFRAADEVASTQLENSVNYVDRTLSNLEKLASKVVLDYRLNRYSVMESPLSPLELYRMKELTTYLSMIVLGGDFLDRCMLYLKAGERVLYENGIAEYSTFYGNLLSVEGFTADSWRRYILAGEGGRFNAHYALTASTARGGRPMLAHFLVWPIGYGDYVRGSLVIMINGTELGRRLARIPDQYGGWIVVYGPEGKLIAATSDSIPLEFQKQMISVATQTVAIGTHRYKVYSRISSYNGWHYVAFMDEERITASVRRVQVLASFLLGGGFLFALALSFLFASHNSRPISHLFSLLMPGKNPLFQKGTSVFTLLEEAVLNLRDTNLQLTQKMDVLFTIGKDYLFHKLLKGEYRDRTLFLEDCRRFSVFPAPGPYYVIVGQVPFFMKDLDASAVLNSDDSLVMFFRNHLAIDEYALSWGRGYAVAIKRCLGNATCNLDAEAFIEGVVQKLPAKLREEVSFGVGRPVEDPFLLSLSLAEAETALASLYGGGFERIRFYTALPAPMDVYRYPMDVEASLIRSVLAANLNLFSSIWDSIYKENFVQRNLSIKEGRKLIQALCLTARRLAVEFPPPRQEVYAAYLDAIDTTEIQPLTGFKEVEKFLRSMTEERCREKRSHNEILAQEIQEYIETHFQDPNLSLTLIADTFHLSESYLSSFFKEQRGENISWYILRRRMTEARRLLLETRESVDTIALHCGYVNKASFRRAFKRMFGLSPSEYRSSQGRVL; encoded by the coding sequence ATGAAAGAAACTCCAGGACCGAAAAGGCTTTTGCTGCGATATTTGAGTACTAATCTGTTTATTCTTATCCCCGCTTTTGTGGTAAGTGGTCTTTATTTTTTCGTAAGTTCTGCCCTACTTTTTCGTGCCGCCGATGAGGTTGCGTCGACCCAGCTAGAAAATAGTGTAAATTATGTGGACCGCACTCTTTCAAATTTAGAAAAATTGGCTTCCAAGGTTGTTTTGGATTACCGACTGAATCGATATTCGGTGATGGAAAGTCCCCTTTCTCCTCTTGAATTGTATCGTATGAAGGAACTTACCACCTATCTTTCCATGATTGTGTTGGGTGGGGATTTTTTAGATCGATGTATGCTGTATCTTAAAGCAGGAGAGCGGGTTCTGTATGAAAATGGGATAGCCGAATATTCCACTTTTTATGGAAACTTGCTAAGTGTGGAGGGGTTCACTGCCGATAGCTGGCGTCGCTATATCCTTGCGGGAGAGGGAGGTCGTTTTAATGCCCATTATGCTTTAACTGCAAGCACTGCCCGGGGGGGACGCCCAATGCTTGCCCATTTTCTGGTATGGCCCATCGGTTATGGGGATTACGTTCGGGGTTCCCTCGTAATTATGATAAATGGGACAGAACTGGGGAGACGCCTGGCACGCATACCTGATCAATATGGAGGATGGATTGTGGTGTATGGGCCGGAGGGTAAATTAATTGCCGCTACCTCAGATTCTATTCCCCTAGAGTTCCAGAAACAAATGATTTCTGTCGCTACACAAACGGTAGCAATTGGTACACATCGATACAAGGTGTATAGTCGTATTTCTTCGTATAATGGCTGGCACTATGTTGCCTTTATGGATGAGGAACGGATAACCGCCTCGGTTCGTCGTGTTCAGGTTCTGGCGTCTTTCCTCTTGGGAGGCGGTTTTTTGTTTGCCCTGGCGCTTTCTTTCCTGTTTGCTTCTCATAACAGTCGCCCCATTTCTCATTTGTTTTCTCTCCTTATGCCAGGAAAGAATCCTCTTTTTCAGAAAGGGACGTCCGTTTTTACGTTGCTCGAAGAGGCAGTGCTTAACCTGAGGGATACGAATCTTCAGCTGACGCAAAAGATGGATGTCCTGTTTACCATAGGGAAGGATTATCTTTTCCATAAATTACTCAAAGGTGAATATCGAGATCGGACCCTCTTTTTGGAAGATTGTCGCCGTTTTTCGGTTTTCCCTGCACCTGGTCCGTACTATGTCATAGTTGGGCAGGTTCCGTTTTTTATGAAGGACCTTGATGCTTCGGCGGTATTGAATTCCGATGATAGCCTTGTAATGTTTTTCAGGAATCATCTTGCCATCGATGAGTATGCTCTTTCATGGGGAAGGGGATATGCCGTTGCCATTAAGCGTTGTCTGGGAAACGCTACCTGTAATTTGGATGCGGAAGCTTTTATCGAAGGGGTTGTTCAGAAACTTCCTGCTAAATTACGGGAAGAGGTCTCTTTTGGGGTAGGGCGGCCGGTGGAAGATCCCTTCCTATTGTCCCTTTCACTTGCGGAGGCAGAGACGGCGCTGGCTTCATTGTATGGAGGCGGTTTTGAACGGATTCGTTTTTATACGGCCCTCCCCGCTCCCATGGATGTCTATCGCTATCCTATGGATGTGGAGGCCTCTCTTATTCGCTCAGTGCTGGCGGCGAATCTTAATTTATTCAGTTCCATATGGGACTCTATTTATAAAGAAAACTTTGTTCAACGGAATCTATCTATTAAAGAAGGACGAAAACTGATTCAGGCCCTTTGTCTGACCGCCCGCAGGCTTGCAGTGGAATTCCCTCCCCCACGCCAGGAAGTGTATGCAGCCTATCTTGATGCTATTGATACGACGGAGATTCAGCCCCTCACAGGATTTAAAGAGGTGGAGAAATTTCTTCGGTCTATGACAGAGGAGCGGTGCCGCGAAAAACGGAGTCATAACGAGATCCTTGCCCAGGAAATTCAGGAGTATATTGAAACCCATTTTCAGGACCCCAACCTCTCGCTTACGCTTATTGCGGACACGTTTCATCTGTCGGAAAGTTATCTTTCTTCGTTCTTTAAAGAACAGCGGGGAGAAAATATTTCCTGGTATATTCTCCGGCGGCGGATGACCGAAGCCCGAAGATTGCTTCTTGAAACTCGCGAATCGGTAGATACCATCGCACTCCATTGTGGCTATGTCAACAAGGCTAGTTTCAGAAGGGCCTTTAAGCGAATGTTTGGATTATCCCCTTCGGAATATCGTTCATCCCAGGGAAGGGTACTTTAA